The Paraburkholderia dioscoreae DNA window CGCATGGGACCAGGAACACCCCAATGACACAAGCGCTCACCATCGATTTTGTCTCCGATATCGCGTGCCCGTGGTGCGCAATCGGCCTCTCCTCGCTCCAGCTCGCACTATCGCGCCTTGGCGACGCGGTCGACGCTCGAATCGTCGTGCATCCGTTCGAGCTGAATCCGAACATGGGGCCGGACGGCGAGACCATTGTCGAGTATCTCGGCAAGAAATATGGGCGTACGCCGGAGCAGATCGCCGAAACGCATGCGGCGATCCGCGAGCGCGGTGCGAGCGTCGGTTTCACGTTCGGCCCGCGCACGCACGTCTACAACACGTTCGACGCGCACCGCCTGTTGCATTGGGCCGGTGTCAAAGGCGGGCAGTTGCCGCTCAAGCTGGCGCTGCTGCGCGCTTACCACTCCGAAGGCAAGGACACGAGCGACCATGAAGTGCTGATCGAAGCGGCGCAATCCGTGGGACTCGACGCCGCGGAGGCTCGTGACGTATTGCGAAACGGAACATACGCGGCCGAGGTTCGGGCGGAGGAGCGGAATAACGAGGCGATGGGCATCCAGTCGGTGCCGGCCATTATCTTCAACCGTCGCTACCTGGTGAGCGGCGGACAGCCCGTGGAAACTTTCGAGCAAGTCATCCAGCAGATTCTGGCCGAAGCGAAGAACGAAGCTTCGCAGGACACGTAAGGCCGCACGTTGCCATGCGCCGGCAACGCCGCGCGCGGTGGAAGATGGAACGACTGCGCTTCTGGGCCGGAGCGTTCCGGTTGACTGACGGCCTTGAACCCCGCGCTTGCACTGTGACGTATGCCCGGCAGATGCCAGGGCATACGTATTCACACATCACTCGACGCCAGGCCGCCTAGAACGCGTGACGCATACCCACGGTGACCGCCACTTGCGTGTTGGTCGCTGACGGCGACAACGTGTTGATCATGGCATGCGAGAGTACGGAGTCCGCAGGCGCCCCGTGCACGTTCTGATAGACGCCTTCAAGATAGAAGTCCGTGCGCTTGCTGATCGCATAGTCGGTCTGCAGCATGGCCGTGTTCCATCCCGGCGACGAACCGTTATATGCGCCATGTGTGTACGTGTATGCGCCCGATACGGTCACCGCCGGCGTGAGCGCGTACTTGGCGTTCACTTCGTAGTTGTCGAGGCGCAATGAGCCATTCAGCGATCCAGCAGACGTGTCGCCCGAACCGAGGTAGCTGCCCGTGCCGAAGGAGAACACACCCGACGCGTTGTCGATCTGAGTATGGCTCCAGACCAGCCCCACAGTAGCGGGCCCGAATGTATAGTTGCCGCCCAGCGACCAGATACGCTGGCGTTGCGCGAGGAAGTTCGCGCTTGCATCGCCCGACGTCACCGCGCCGCTGCCGTCGCCCGCGTTGTTCAGTTGCAGATAGCCTGCAGCGAGATTCAGCGGACCCTGCGCATACGAAATGCCGAACCCGTATGACCGGTTATTGCCGAAGTCGCCCGCCTTGTTGCTGAACGAATACATCGTTTCGAACGTGACGCCGCGGTAAGTCGGGCTCGCGTACTTGACCGAATTGTTGATGACGACGGAATTCGCAGAAAGGTTGTCGTTTTCGAACGGATGCGCGGCCATGCTGCCGCCCCACGTGTTGAATTCCGCCGTGAGCGGTCCGACCAGGTCGTTCATCACGTCGAACTGGCGACCGAACGTCAAGGTACCGAAAGGATCGCTTTGCAGGCCGACCCATGCCTGAGAGCCGAAACCATCGCCGGAGAATGCCTGGGCGCCATTGTTCAGCAGGAAGCCTTGCTCGAGTTTGAAGACCGCGTGCAAGCCGCCCCCCAGATCCTCCGAGCCCTTGAGGCCGAACACCGTGTTCTGCGTCGAACTGGTCACTTCCTGCCAATTACTGTGCCCAAGCTGATTGTTCGTGTAAACCAATCCAGTATCGATGAGGCCGTAGAGGGTCACGCTGCTTTGCGCATGCGCCGACATCGTAAATGCGCCGAAGAGCGCGACCGAGAGTAAAGACTTTTTCATACTTGTTGGCTCCGTGATCGTGATCAAGCAGTAATTGAGGGGCTCAATTGCTCTTTCCACCAGCGCCATGACCGCACATGCAATACGTTTGCAACCGTTGTTGCGCAAACTGCGAGAAGCATAAGGTGTTGTTTATTGATTATTGCGCGTCACGTGATTTCAATGGCTTGGCCATCGTGCGCGCTGATTTATTGCATGGTTTCAAATCGGCTCAATGAACGCGTAACAGCCAGTGCGGCGGAAAACGAGCAGTCCAATCATAGGGCGATGAAAATAAATGGGGTGTCAAAAAATTAGCCCCGTGGCGCGAAAAGAACAATGAGGGGACGAAGCTTAACGTTTTCCGGTATACGCCGCGAGTCGGCGTGACGGGATGCCGAGGGCGAAAAGGCGGATAGGGCCGCCTTTCTCATAGATTTGAAATTGATTGGAAAGCGTTGTGTAGCATCCGCCCTGGCACGCGTCCGTCTTAGGGTTTCTTGAAAGCGCTATACAGTGTCTTTGCAAGCGTGCTCAACTCGCCACCCTGCTTACGGAGCGAAGCGATCTCTTCGCCGCTCTCCAACGTCCTTTCGACTCTGCGGGTGCGGTCTCGCGCGACGGCATCCAGGATCGCCTGCGGCAGAGCAGCCAGTTGATCGACTACCTCGAAATCACCTAAACCGGTGAGCATCGGATTGTCGGAACCGCTGAGCATGGATCGTGCGTCGGCTTTGAACAGCACCAGCGGCTTGCCCGCGTGCCACGCGAGGGACGCCTCGACAACCGTGCCTTCATCGGCAACGCGGCCGTTGAGATTGGCGACGACCGCATCAGAGCGCCTGAGCAACTGGTACGTATCCAGACTGAAGATTGCACGATCGAGGATATGCGCGGCTTCTTCGACCGAGGCGCCGAGTTTCTCGAGTTCGGGCTTGAGTTTCGCGAATTCCAGACCGTCGCGATGCGGAAGAAATGTCGTCAAGCCCGCGGCCTCCAGCGTAGCTGCGATCGAATCCATTTCCGATCGCTCGGCGGCATTGAAGAGCGGCCCTGCGCAATACACTCGTGGCATCTTTTTGTGTCCCCTGAGGATGGAGGAATCGTGAATTACTCCCGCAGCGAGAGTGTCGGCATTCATTGCACGAGCGTTTACGATAACGACGGGCGAAGCAAAGTCAATGTGGAGCGTTAGTCACGTTACTTCCCGGTGCAGTCGGAGCGAGGGCAAGCAGATGGCTTGTGAACCCCGCTCGCCCCTTTGCCCGCCATTCAGTCGTCATGCCGATGCTTGTGATGACGCTTGCGCGACCCATAGCTGCGGGAATAGTCGTCCGCGTACGAATTGGAGCGCGAGATATTGCCGCCGAGCGCCGAACCCGCACCGCCGCCTAACGCAGCACCGACCAGACCGCCGCCGCGACCGCCCATCGCATTGCCCGCCGCCGTGCCCGCACCGCCGCCGAGCGCGCCGCCGATAATGGCGCCCGTGCGCTCCCTGCGGTTCGACGTGACCGCGCCTCCTGCGCCGCCGCCTACCGCGCCGCCGAGCACGGCGCCGGTGCTGCCGCCCAATGCGCCACCCACAGCAGCGCCGGCGACGCCGCCGAGCGCGCCGCCAAGCGCGTTATTCATATCGCCGGCCAGCGCCGACAACGATGCCGAAGCGGTAAGCACTGCAACGGCAACCATCCGGAGGATTCTGTTCGACATAAAAGTCCTTTCATTGTTTGGGACGGCGCCGAGTATAGCCGTGCTTTTGAAAGGTTTTTGTAACTACGCCGCTTCACGTCCGTAAGACGTGTAACAAATAATCCGTGGGTTTGAGGGGGCGTATTTCGGTGGTGGCGTGCGATGCCATATCGGCAAGCCGGTGTGCCGCATGAGTCGCGCTTTAAGAACCCCTGGCTGGGCAGGAGAAGAAAACCGCCGGCTTTTCTTAGCCATCTTACGGATCGCTAATCATCCGCCTTTTCGTGTCAATAGTGCCGGCGGGCAGACGCCGTTACGCCGTCTGCCCGCCAACCGCTCTTCGAACCTTATCTGCGCCGCGTCTTCTTCAGTTCGATGGTTTCGAACAGTTCATAGTTCTGGGTCGGTGTTTGATCTGCACCGGGCGCGTGATAGTAGTTCATCGTAATCGTGGTCTCGCCACCCGGGTGCCCCGGATCATGATCGAACACGGCGATGCCATAACCGGTGCCGGTATCGCGTTGCGCCGACCAGATCGCATCCTCCACGGCGTCCGCACCCGCGCGCACGAAAGTCCCTGCCGCCGTACCGGCAACCGGGCGGTTGGGCCGCGTGAAAATACGCGCTTGCGGCAGCCCTGTACCGGCATCCACGCCATAGACATCAAGCGGCGCGCTCGTGCCGCCGCCGCCGAGAATCAGGTGAATCGTGCCGCGGCTCGTGTCGAACGTCGACGCGCCCGAAGACATCGCCGACATCACCGGTTTCGGCTGCAACGTATCCACCGGACGACCCGTCGCGATGTCGGTGCCCTTGTTGTGATTGCAGCCACGCACGGGGTAACTGCGCTCATAGTCGTGATCGTGACCGCACAGCACGAGGTCCACACCGTAGCGGTCGAACAGCGGCAACCAGGCCTCGCGAATTCCTTTGTCGGAACCGTTGCCGGTCTTCGATGAACTGAGCGCGTCCTGATGCATCTGAACCACGATCCAGTCGACCTCGTCGTCTTCGGCCGCGCGGTGCAATGTCTTCTCGAGCCAACGTGTCTGCTCGCCGGCGCTATATCCGCGCACATAGAGCGACGTGCCGGGCTGAATGGGCGGATTGCCCGTGCTGGCAACCGGCACCAGCGCATCCGGGCCGGCGACGAAGGCCGCCGCGTCCTGATAGACCACGTCGTCTGCATCGAGCGAAACGAAGAGCACGGAGCTCACGCGAAAGCTGTACCAGCGGCCCTGAAAGCGCGTGTGATTGTCCGGCAGCGTATAGCGCGCGAGATATGAGGCAAGCCCTTGCTCACCGTTATTGAACTCGAGCTCGTGGTTGCCCGGACACGGCATCCACGGCCGGTTCGACGCCGACGTCTGGCAGTTGTTGCCGAAGTCGCGCCATACGTCCGGCTGCTGCGCGGGATTCAGATTGGCGTAGCAAAGGTCGCCATTGAGCAGGTGGAACAGCGGCTGAAAGCGCTCGACCGCCTGCACCGCGAAGCGGCTTTGCGGCGACGACAGCACCCAGCCCGTGTTAGGCGTCGCGAGATCGCCATAGCTCGTCCAGCGAAACGGCGCGCGTCCGCGCGGCGCCGTGCGGAAGCTCGCCGTAAAAGGCTGCGCCGCATTGCTGTCGTTCTCCGCACTCACCTGGTATTCGTAGCTTGTATCGGGCTTCAGATCACGCAGACGCGCGTGATAGGTGAACACGACTTCGCCGTTGAGGCCGTCCGTGTACGTGGACTGGATGCCATGCACCGTATGCTTCGCCGCACTCGCCCCGCCGAAGCGTACCTGTGGGTTCACCGCAGGTGCAAGCGACGCCCACGACACCGTGACCTCGCTGGTCGGATCGCTGCCCCATGTCAGGTGAATCTGTTCCGGTGTGCCGTCGGGCGCGCTGTTCGCCGCGCGCGCCGCCGATGAAAGCGTGCCCGCCGCCGTAGCGAGACTGGACGCGCCGGCCAGCTTCAGGAACCCACGTCGCGAGACGATGGAAGCGCCCTGCTCGGCCGGCGAAGCCTTAGCGATTTTTCTGTTCGACATGTCTGTGTTTTTTGTGCGGAGGTGGAAGGACGCGGACCTGTGAGCCTCGCGACGAGTCATCCTAGTCGACAGGTTATGACACTCGGATGAAAGCACCGAAAGCGGACAATCTAACCCACCCATTCCGCATTGAAACATTGAAAATCAGGCGGCTAACAGCTTGGTAGACCGATATATACCTCGACTGAAAGACGGACGGCGCGACTCTAAAAAAACATCCGCCCAGAAGTCGAGTTTTTAGTGTGAGGTCTAAATAAACGGCACTAGCAGGAATAGTTTCCCAATGGCATCCGCCGCAACCTTCTTACGCGACTAGACAATTGATTTGCAGACACGCGCGAACGCTAACTCGAACGGCGCAACCTGGAATTTGGCGGCACTCGGCAAAGCGCGCCGAAGAGAAGCCGGCGCATGCATCCATTGCGGATCATGCGCCGGCAACAAACCTGCGCTCAGGTCTGCGGATTCATGTCGTCGGTGGGCTGGGCGTTGTCGGCAACGTCCTGCTTATCGTCGTCCTTCTTTTCCAACATTGATTCCAGCTTACCGGCACCTTCGAAACCAGCAACAGCGGCGATGCCTTTTGTAAGCAAACCCGCCTCGGGATCCACTTTTTCTGCTGCTTCAACGGCGGCGATCGCCCCCGCAATCTTTCCTGCTTCGTCCAAGAGTCCCATCTCGCTCTCCTCGAGAAAAAGTGAGCTTCCATCCTCTCATGAACTTGACACCTTGTCGTCAAATGTAAAATGGACAATGACGTTTCGCTGACGCCGCGTAGAGGCGCCACAGACCTTCAAGTCTGGCAGGCGTGACAGCTAGCGCCCCGGCGGCTGCGGATTATTCGCCGGATTGGTATCGAATCTGGAAACGCGCTGTATTCCATCTTCGCTGACCAGTTCAAATAGTTCGTTCTCCATTGTATCCGCAACGTCCTTGCCGTAAACTTCGCTGCCGTTTACGTAGACAGTAAACGACCGCAAGTACCTGGCTTTCTTCTCGGGGTTCTCGATTGTCTCGCGGGTCCATTGATAAAGCGGATAGTTCTGCGTGCCCTGCCGTTGCGCTTCGCTCACATAGTCGGCGAAGGCATCGAACTGACATTTCAATGTCGCGTCGTGTCGGCGCAGCACCTCCCAAAGCGCGCCACGCGGCGCGCACGCCGGGTCAGCGCGTAAAACGTCGGCCAGTTCCGGCGAGACGGTAATCCGTAGTTGGAATTGCAAGGTCGGTTCCATATCGGCCTCCGTGCCGGAATTGATGAGCGCTCATTCCTTCGCGGAATGCGCGGCAGCCTTTTCATCGATCTGCGCAATCTCGTGCCCCTGCACCGGCCTGCCAAGCAGAAAACCCTGAGCATGCGTGCATCCGCATACGCGCACGAAATCCAGTTGCTCCTGCGTCTCGATGCCCTCCGCCGTAGTCGGCATGCCGATTTCCCGCGCCAACGCCACGATCCCACGTACCACCGCAGCGGATTCCCGCCGATGCACGGACTCCTTGACGAATGAGCTGTCTATCTTGAGCTGGTCGAATGAAAAACGCACGAGGGTCGACATGGTCGAAAAACCGGTGCCGAAATCGTCGAGCGCGAGACCAATACCCAATGCTCGCAGCCTCGCGACGTTGCGCCGGGTCACGACATCGTCATTCAACAACACGGTTTCCGTGACCTCGATGTTCAGGCGCTGCGGCGGCAGTCTGGTCTTGCGCAGAATCCCCGCGACGGCCGAAGCAAACGACTCCTCCCTCAATTGCACCGGCGATACGTTGACGGCGACGGTGACCTTGTCGCGCCAGGTCACCGCTTCCTTGCACGACTGCAGCAAAGCCCATTGTCCCAAAGCCAGAATGAGGCCCGTGCGTTCGGCAGTAGGAATGAATGAGGATGGCGGCAACTCGCCGCGGGTCGGGTGGGTCCAGCGTATCAGCGCCTCACGGCCGCACACCGCGCCGCTGCTGAGATCGACAATGGGCTGGTACTCCATGCGCAAGCCGCTGAACGAATGCAGCGCGCCTTCCAGATCGCTGCGCAGCAGGCTCAGGCTTTCATCCGACGCATGCTTCGCGGCATCGAAAATGGTGAACGCGCTCTTGCCGCTGCGTTTCACGGCATATAGCGCGCGATCGGCGCAAATCAGCAACTGCGGACCGGTTCTCGCGTGGTCCGGATAGAGCGAGACGCCCACGCTCGCACCGATATGCACGAGCGCCTCGCGCAGTGCGAACGGGCGTGCCAGAGTCTTCACGATGCGATCCGCCAGAATCCGGACGTCGCGGGCCTGCCCCGCACCGTCGCAAAGCGCCACGAACTCGTCGCCTGCCAAGCGCCCGACGAGGTCGCCGCTCGGCAACACTTCGCGCAATCGAATAGCCGCTTCCTGAAGAATCTGATCGCCGGCCGCGTGGCCGAGACTGTCGTTGATGGCCTTGAATCCGTCCAGATCGATCAGTAAAACAGCGAATGATTGGTCTTTACTAACCGCGCCCATCTCCGTGCGCTCCAGCAGAAGTTCACTGAGACGCGCGCGATTAGGCAAGCCCGTGAGGCTGTCATGATGGGCGAGACGATGGCTGCTTTCCCGCGCGAGGAGCAACGCGACCGTGTCGCGATTGCTGCGCAGCGCAACCGTAAAGAAACCGGCGGCGCAGAAAGGGGCCTGAAACAGCAGCACCAGTTTGCCGGAGCCGGGAGAGAGCGCCGCGCCGAGAGCAAGCGGTAAAAGAATAAAAGTAATCTGCAGCATGACGAGCCGGGGAGTGCCCGCGTTACGTCCGGCCAATCCGCCGATAACGCCCACTGCACACACGTTGCCGAGCAGAAATAGCGTTTGATCTCCGCTGATATTGCAAAGCAGCGCGCCGAACCCGAACAGCACGCTCCAGAACAGGCTCGCGAACAGAAATGCCGAGGTGGGTGTCGGCTGGTTGCTGGCGCTGCGCGAGCAGCACACCCAGATCAACGCGAGCCGGGCGATCAGCAACGCGATAACTGCGCTACCCCAACCTGCGTAAAGGGGTATGGGATGAAGATAATAAGCCGTTGCGCAGACGCTGATTTCACAAACCGATGCAAACACGATCGACGAGGTTCGTGTGAACAGGTTGGCCAGCAATATCTGCCGATTGTCTGCGCTCAGACTCTGGGAGGAAGAGACGACCCACTTGAAAAATGGAGACCCTGGTTCGCTGAAAGCCATGACCTACGCATTTTTAGTGGTGGATGGATCAAAAACGGCGAGCGTTGCAAGTATTACGTAAAACATAAAGTAGCAGGTTTATTCGACTGAGGAAATGCCCGGTTCATCGGGAAGAAGAAAAAATTACGGATCGGCGCGGGTGGTTGGCTTTGCGGCTCACCGCGCACCGCGCGGCTTGCGCTTTGCCCTCGCGTGTTCACGGTGTGCGTCGGCCCGTTCGTGGATCATGTCGATGAGCGCTCGCAACCCGGCAGGCACGTGACGACGGCCGGGATAGTACAAACACAGACCGTCCAGCGGCGGCGTCCAATCCTCCAGCACGCGCACCAGCGTGCCCGCCTCCAGATCGGCGGCGACATTCCATTCGGTCAGATAGGTCACGCCGAGGCCGGCGCGCGCCGCTTCCAGCATCAGGTTCGGCTCGTCGAGCGTCAGCGCGCCTTTTCCGTCGATTCGGATCGTCTCGCCGCGGCGCTGAAACTCCCATTGATAGATCGCGCCGCTCGGCATGCGCGTGCGAATACAACGGTGCGCCAGCAGATCGGCGGGCGTGCGCGGCGCTTTGTGCTGCGCGAAATAAGCGGGACTACCGACAACGGCGAAGCGTTGCTGGTCGCCGAACGGCACCGCAATCATGTCCTGCGGCACCGTTTCGGCCAGACGGATACCCGCATCGAAACCTTCCACGACGATGTCGATCAGCCTGCCCTCGGTCACCAGATCGATCTTCATGTCGGGATAACGCTGCAAGAACGCGATGAAGACCGGCATTGCCTGCCTTGCCGCACCCACCGACGTGTTGATGCGCAACGTGCCCGACAGCGTGTCGCGAAAGCTGCCGGCCTGTTCGATCGCGACGCGGATCGTAGATATCGCGGGCGCGACGCTGTCGACGAACTGCGCGCCCGCCTCCGACAGCGAGACGCTGCGCGTGGTGCGATTGAAAAGCCGTACGCCGATACGCGCTTCGAGCGCCGCCACCGCGTGACTGAGCGCGGACGTCGACACATCCAGTTCAGTGGCGGCCGCCCGAAAGCTGCGATGACGCGCGACGGCCAGCACAGCCTCCAGTTCGCCCAAACCCGATGTTTTCATTGTCCTGGATTGCTCAATGCGATGTGCTTGATTGTACGGCTAGTCAACTCAATGGCACAGGTCTATCGTGATTCGTTCAGAGCCTTCATGGAGCAATCATGCAATTCATCGACAAGATCTATATCGACGGCGCGTTCGTCACGCCGCACGGCAGCGAAATGTTCGATCTCTTCAATCCGGCGACAGAACAGGTGATCGGCCAGGTTCGCCTTGCCGACGAACAGGACGCCCGCGACGCCATCGCCGCCGCAAAACGCGCGTTTCCCGCCTTTTCCCGCACCGGCAAGGGTGAGCGCATCGACATGCTGAAGCAGATGCATGAAGCCGTCGTGGCAAGAGAAGACGAGCTTTACGAAGCGATCACCGACGAATATGGCGCACCGGTATCGCGCGGCCGCTGGATGGCGCAGCATGCCAGCAGCGTCCTGCTCGAAGCGGCGAAGGTATTGCAGGACTATGCATTCACGCGCCGCGCGGGCAGCGCCGAAGTCGTGATGCAACCTCTGGGCGTCGCCGGTTTGATCACGCCGTGGAATAGCGACGCGGGCTTCATTTGCGGCAAGCTCGCCGCCGCTCTGGCAGCGGGCTGCACGGCCGTCGTCAAGCCGAGCGAGATGAGCGCGATCCAGACGCGCATCGTGACCGAGGCGCTTCATGAAGCGGGCTTGCCTGCCGGCGTGTTCAACATCGTGACGGGGCGCGGCGACACCGTGGGCGCCGAAATCAGTTCGCATCCCGATGTCGCCAAGCTGTCGTTCACCGGCTCCACGGCCGTCGGCAAGACGATCTTGCGCGCGGCGTCCGAAACGTTGAAGCGCGTGACGCTCGAACTCGGCGGCAAGTCGCCAGTGATCGTGCTCGACGATGCGAACTTCGATCAAGCTGTGCCTCTCGCCATTCAGGCCGGCTTGATGAACAGCGGGCAGGCGTGTATCGCAGGCACCCGCATTCTGGTGTCGCGGCATCGGCTCGCGGAGTTCGAAGCGCGCGTGCAGGAAGAAGTCGCGCACATCCAGGCCGGCGATCCGCGCGACCCGAAAACCACCGTCGGCCCGATGGTCAGCCAGAAACAGTGGGAGCGCGTGCAGCGCTATATCCGCATCGGCATCGACGAAGGCGCGCGTCTGATCGTGGGCGGCCCGGGGCGGCCGGATGGTGTGGACGCCGGCTGGTTCGTGCGCCCGACCGTTTTCAGCGATGTCACGAACGACATGACGATTGCGCGTGAAGAGATTTTCGGCCCCGTGCTGTCGATCATCGGCTATCGCGACACCGAAGAGGCCATTGCTATCGCCAACGACACGAGCTATGGCTTGCAGGCTTATGTTTTGTCGCGTGACAACGAGCGAGCGCATGAGGTTGCGTCGAAGATCGAAGCGGGACGCGTACTTGTCAACACGCTGGCCCATGAGCCGGCCGCGCCGTTCGGCGGCTTCAAGCAATCCGGCATTGGGCGTGAATACGGCACGTTCGGGCTCGAAGCGTTTCTCGAACCCAAGTCGGTGCTTGGCGTTTTCCGACACCCGGCGGCGGACTGATCGCCTCGAGCTCGTGGCAAAACTCTGCGTTGCGTGAGTTTCCAAACACCGGCGGTATCGTGCAAGACATTCTGCATGAGTCGAGTATCGATGTACGATGCCGTATAGTGGATGCACCGCTGATCTCCAGCGGCCTGCCCGCACATTGGCGCGATGGGGGACCACAAGATGACCGTTGCAAATACATCGATGAACGGGTCTCACGAACCCGTGCCGGAGTCGCTGCAGACCTTGGTCGAATATCTCGAACTATCGCTCGACAAGGCGGCGAGCGTGGTGATGACGCGTCATACGGCCGACGCCTGTACCGTCTACCTGGGCGATCCGGCCGGCCTGCTCGAGGAAATGAAGAGGCTCGGCACGATTGCCATCCCGCTCGCCAATGAGATGCTGGAACTGACCCGCTCCGGCGTCAATGAGATGGAGATCGGCGGCCAGGCCTACCGCTTCGTTCGCACTTTCACGCAGGTCGAAAACGCCGCAGCAGTCGTTTTCTCCGCGACCTAGGAGCAGCGCGAGGCGCCGGCCAACAATGCTGTCCGGCGCGCCGTTGACGGCACGGCGATCCGCCGCGTTATACTCTCTGAATGAATACGAAACCGATCACGCTGAATTGTTGGTGGCGCGCCTGACCCAGGCGGCCCGTTTCCACTCGACCATCGAAACGTGATGCCGCCAGTCCTGGCGGCATTTTCGTTTCTGCGCGCTGACGGCTGGCGGTATCGACAAACGCAGAACTCTGACCATGACAGACGCAAACCAGACTACGAACCCACCCATTATCCTCACCGGCGACCGCACCACCGGCCCGCTGCATCTTGGCCACTACATCGGCTCGTTGCGCTCGCGCGTGCAGCTTCAGCACGAAGCGCAGCAATTCCTGCTGCTTGCCGATGCGCAGGCCATGACCGACAACGTCGGCCGCCATCAGAAAGTCACTGAAAACGTGATCGAGGTGGCGCTCGACTATCTCGCGGTCGGCA harbors:
- a CDS encoding nucleoside 2-deoxyribosyltransferase, with the protein product MPRVYCAGPLFNAAERSEMDSIAATLEAAGLTTFLPHRDGLEFAKLKPELEKLGASVEEAAHILDRAIFSLDTYQLLRRSDAVVANLNGRVADEGTVVEASLAWHAGKPLVLFKADARSMLSGSDNPMLTGLGDFEVVDQLAALPQAILDAVARDRTRRVERTLESGEEIASLRKQGGELSTLAKTLYSAFKKP
- a CDS encoding putative bifunctional diguanylate cyclase/phosphodiesterase — translated: MAFSEPGSPFFKWVVSSSQSLSADNRQILLANLFTRTSSIVFASVCEISVCATAYYLHPIPLYAGWGSAVIALLIARLALIWVCCSRSASNQPTPTSAFLFASLFWSVLFGFGALLCNISGDQTLFLLGNVCAVGVIGGLAGRNAGTPRLVMLQITFILLPLALGAALSPGSGKLVLLFQAPFCAAGFFTVALRSNRDTVALLLARESSHRLAHHDSLTGLPNRARLSELLLERTEMGAVSKDQSFAVLLIDLDGFKAINDSLGHAAGDQILQEAAIRLREVLPSGDLVGRLAGDEFVALCDGAGQARDVRILADRIVKTLARPFALREALVHIGASVGVSLYPDHARTGPQLLICADRALYAVKRSGKSAFTIFDAAKHASDESLSLLRSDLEGALHSFSGLRMEYQPIVDLSSGAVCGREALIRWTHPTRGELPPSSFIPTAERTGLILALGQWALLQSCKEAVTWRDKVTVAVNVSPVQLREESFASAVAGILRKTRLPPQRLNIEVTETVLLNDDVVTRRNVARLRALGIGLALDDFGTGFSTMSTLVRFSFDQLKIDSSFVKESVHRRESAAVVRGIVALAREIGMPTTAEGIETQEQLDFVRVCGCTHAQGFLLGRPVQGHEIAQIDEKAAAHSAKE
- a CDS encoding LysR family transcriptional regulator; the encoded protein is MKTSGLGELEAVLAVARHRSFRAAATELDVSTSALSHAVAALEARIGVRLFNRTTRSVSLSEAGAQFVDSVAPAISTIRVAIEQAGSFRDTLSGTLRINTSVGAARQAMPVFIAFLQRYPDMKIDLVTEGRLIDIVVEGFDAGIRLAETVPQDMIAVPFGDQQRFAVVGSPAYFAQHKAPRTPADLLAHRCIRTRMPSGAIYQWEFQRRGETIRIDGKGALTLDEPNLMLEAARAGLGVTYLTEWNVAADLEAGTLVRVLEDWTPPLDGLCLYYPGRRHVPAGLRALIDMIHERADAHREHARAKRKPRGAR
- a CDS encoding aldehyde dehydrogenase family protein encodes the protein MQFIDKIYIDGAFVTPHGSEMFDLFNPATEQVIGQVRLADEQDARDAIAAAKRAFPAFSRTGKGERIDMLKQMHEAVVAREDELYEAITDEYGAPVSRGRWMAQHASSVLLEAAKVLQDYAFTRRAGSAEVVMQPLGVAGLITPWNSDAGFICGKLAAALAAGCTAVVKPSEMSAIQTRIVTEALHEAGLPAGVFNIVTGRGDTVGAEISSHPDVAKLSFTGSTAVGKTILRAASETLKRVTLELGGKSPVIVLDDANFDQAVPLAIQAGLMNSGQACIAGTRILVSRHRLAEFEARVQEEVAHIQAGDPRDPKTTVGPMVSQKQWERVQRYIRIGIDEGARLIVGGPGRPDGVDAGWFVRPTVFSDVTNDMTIAREEIFGPVLSIIGYRDTEEAIAIANDTSYGLQAYVLSRDNERAHEVASKIEAGRVLVNTLAHEPAAPFGGFKQSGIGREYGTFGLEAFLEPKSVLGVFRHPAAD
- a CDS encoding purple acid phosphatase family protein; its protein translation is MSNRKIAKASPAEQGASIVSRRGFLKLAGASSLATAAGTLSSAARAANSAPDGTPEQIHLTWGSDPTSEVTVSWASLAPAVNPQVRFGGASAAKHTVHGIQSTYTDGLNGEVVFTYHARLRDLKPDTSYEYQVSAENDSNAAQPFTASFRTAPRGRAPFRWTSYGDLATPNTGWVLSSPQSRFAVQAVERFQPLFHLLNGDLCYANLNPAQQPDVWRDFGNNCQTSASNRPWMPCPGNHELEFNNGEQGLASYLARYTLPDNHTRFQGRWYSFRVSSVLFVSLDADDVVYQDAAAFVAGPDALVPVASTGNPPIQPGTSLYVRGYSAGEQTRWLEKTLHRAAEDDEVDWIVVQMHQDALSSSKTGNGSDKGIREAWLPLFDRYGVDLVLCGHDHDYERSYPVRGCNHNKGTDIATGRPVDTLQPKPVMSAMSSGASTFDTSRGTIHLILGGGGTSAPLDVYGVDAGTGLPQARIFTRPNRPVAGTAAGTFVRAGADAVEDAIWSAQRDTGTGYGIAVFDHDPGHPGGETTITMNYYHAPGADQTPTQNYELFETIELKKTRRR
- a CDS encoding porin produces the protein MKKSLLSVALFGAFTMSAHAQSSVTLYGLIDTGLVYTNNQLGHSNWQEVTSSTQNTVFGLKGSEDLGGGLHAVFKLEQGFLLNNGAQAFSGDGFGSQAWVGLQSDPFGTLTFGRQFDVMNDLVGPLTAEFNTWGGSMAAHPFENDNLSANSVVINNSVKYASPTYRGVTFETMYSFSNKAGDFGNNRSYGFGISYAQGPLNLAAGYLQLNNAGDGSGAVTSGDASANFLAQRQRIWSLGGNYTFGPATVGLVWSHTQIDNASGVFSFGTGSYLGSGDTSAGSLNGSLRLDNYEVNAKYALTPAVTVSGAYTYTHGAYNGSSPGWNTAMLQTDYAISKRTDFYLEGVYQNVHGAPADSVLSHAMINTLSPSATNTQVAVTVGMRHAF
- a CDS encoding DsbA family oxidoreductase codes for the protein MTQALTIDFVSDIACPWCAIGLSSLQLALSRLGDAVDARIVVHPFELNPNMGPDGETIVEYLGKKYGRTPEQIAETHAAIRERGASVGFTFGPRTHVYNTFDAHRLLHWAGVKGGQLPLKLALLRAYHSEGKDTSDHEVLIEAAQSVGLDAAEARDVLRNGTYAAEVRAEERNNEAMGIQSVPAIIFNRRYLVSGGQPVETFEQVIQQILAEAKNEASQDT